The Episyrphus balteatus chromosome 4, idEpiBalt1.1, whole genome shotgun sequence genome includes a window with the following:
- the LOC129918513 gene encoding uncharacterized protein LOC129918513, producing the protein MVNVVAVFQDFGISSVYYSCNIFGMFKIEEFIWNDKDSCVYRDKMRDLQNSTIPVVFPTEQPGMIISENVNGGETRIGGYVGNIFMTFAKRHNGRMNTLNVKAYLTEYDLLNFVLNETIEISGAGILVQEDLFEWHTFPYIYFDWGVMLPVEPNIPIYKVFAYVFYWEAFVIIIVIFMLISVSLDAAAYFLGSHRIFAVRDVFFNIDCFRGMLGQSFFESPRTFLTTKILYSLIFLFGIIIITSYNGFLQSFMTEPPREKTIGSFDDLQQYDIKILSKQTDIENVLKKLKPEFMNKYSNIFHSEISSQRYFKLRDSLDTKYAFPVSEMTWHVF; encoded by the coding sequence ATGGTCAATGTTGTAGctgtttttcaagattttggtATTTCTTCGGTTTATtatagttgtaacatttttggtATGTTTAAAATTGAAGAATTCATTTGGAACGATAAAGATTCGTGTGTTTATCGAGATAAAATGAGGGATCTTCAAAACTCTACAATACCAGTTGTTTTTCCAACAGAGCAGCCGGGAATGATTATTTCTGAAAATGTGAACGGTGGTGAAACGAGAATTGGCGGTTATGTGGGAAATATTTTCATGACTTTTGCAAAAAGACACAATGGAAGAATGAATACTTTGAATGTAAAAGCTTATTTGACCGAATACGATttgctaaattttgttttaaatgaaacaatTGAAATATCAGGTGCCGGTATACTAGTTCAAGAAGATTTATTTGAATGGCATACGTTCCCATATATTTACTTCGATTGGGGTGTTATGCTGCCAGTAGAGCCAAATATTCCGATTTATAAGGTGTTTGCGTATGTTTTTTATTGGGAAGCTTTTGTAATAATAATCGTGATATTCATGTTGATATCTGTTTCACTTGATGCTGCTGCTTATTTCTTAGGATCACACCGGATTTTTGCTGTTCGCGATGTTTTCTTCAATATCGATTGTTTTCGTGGAATGTTGGGACAATCGTTCTTTGAATCACCAAGAACTTTTTTGACAACAAAAATTCTCTATTCACTGATCTTTTTGTTTGGAATCATAATTATTACTTCATACAATGGTTTTCTTCAGTCCTTCATGACCGAACCACCAAGAGAAAAAACAATAGGATCATTTGACGACCTACAACAATATGATATCAAAATTTTGTCTAAGCAAACAGATATTGagaatgtattaaaaaaacttaagccAGAATTCATGAATAAGTATTCAAATATATTTCATAGCGAAATCAGCTCgcaaagatattttaaacttcgAGATTCTTTAGACACCAAATATGCCTTTCCAGTTAGTGAGATGACTTGGcatgttttttaa
- the LOC129919675 gene encoding uncharacterized protein LOC129919675 isoform X1, giving the protein MKFLASSIVVLFAALANEVLSKEARSNSKFLKFIEKINKFERLESVFLLKLSKEPCFEDKLIQEISHSLSIPVILGTEVSSFYLKGKFNENLLTIVQYDFNDFILQLLAEFLQHLRFCKIIFVLKASKRNDLELKSVFNFCWRNKMVNVVAVFEDFETSSTYFRYTNFGNFEIEEFIWNKKDSNVFGDQLQDLHGSTLQVLLGGEDPGVIISENINGEMVIGGYVGNIFKAFAKRHNARLNTSKSSVAESCLHSLVLSETVDLSSAGGVVMKGSYERYSYPYIQFGWGVMLPVEPNIPIYKVFAYVFQWKALIVTIGILILLSVSLEASSYFLGSHRLFSIREFIFNIDCFRGMLGQSFSETPRASFTEKILYSLIFLLGIMIVTSYDAFLQSFMTEPPREKVIRSLDDLQLSDIKIFTYKKDADLLYNVRPKFKKYSHLFLGQTSLEKFHKLRDSFDTKYAYTVDSMKWQVYENHQKFLGKKLFRWSEELILFENALASRTIGFLDKEGI; this is encoded by the exons ATGAAGTTTCTCGCATCAAGTATTGTTGTTTTATTTGCTGCGCTTGCCAATGAAGTTTTGTCAAAAGAAGCTCGAAGTAACTCGAAATTcttgaaatttattgaaaaaatcaacaaatttgAGCGATTGGAAAGCGTATTTCTACTAAAATTATCCAAGGAACCATGTTTTGAAGACAAATTAATACAAGAAATTTCGCATTCGCTTAGTATTCCAGTTATTTTGGGCACTGAAGTGTCTTCATTTTACTTGAAGggcaaatttaatgaaaatcttCTTACTATTGTTCAATATGATTTCAATGATTTTATTCTTCAGCTACTTGCGGAATTTCTTCAACACCTtcgattttgtaaaataattttcgTGCTAAAAGCTTCAAAAAGAAATGATTTGGAACTGAAAAGTGTTTTCAATTTCTGTTGGCGAAACAAAATGGTCAATGTTGTAGCagtttttgaagattttgagACTTCATCCACTTACTTCAGATAtacaaattttggaaattttgaaattgaagaaTTCATTTGGAACAAGAAAGATTCGAATGTTTTTGGAGATCAATTACAGGACCTTCATGGCTCTACATTGCAAGTTCTACTTGGTGGAGAAGATCCAGGGGTGATAATTTCTGAAAATATCAACGGAGAAATGGTAATTGGTGGTTATGTTGGAAATATCTTCAAAGCTTTTGCAAAAAGGCACAATGCCAGATTGAACACTTCAAAAAGTTCTGTTGCAGAATCTTGTTTGCATAGTCTTGTCCTCAGTGAAACAGTTGATTTATCAAGTGCAGGTGGAGTAGTTATGAAAGGTTCATATGAACGGTATTCATACCCATATATTCAGTTCGGCTGGGGTGTGATGTTACCTGTGGAGCCTAACATTCCCATTTATAAAGTGTTTGCTTATGTTTTTCAGTGGAAAGCTTTGATAGTAACAATCGGTATACTTATATTGCTATCTGTTTCACTTGAGGCTTCTTCTTATTTCTTAGGGTCACATCGACTCTTCTCCATACGTGAATTCATTTTCAACATCGATTGTTTTCGTGGAATGCTAGGACAATCGTTTTCTGAAACACCAAGAGCTtcatttacagaaaaaatactCTATTCATTAATCTTTTTGTTGGGAATCATGATAGTTACTTCGTACGATGCATTCCTTCAGTCCTTTATGACTGAGCCACCAAGGGAAAAAGTAATAAGATCTCTTGATGATCTACAACTAtctgatataaaaatttttacttataAAAAAGACGCTGATTTATTGTACAATGTAAggcctaaatttaaaaaatattcacattTGTTTCTTGGCCAAACTAGCTTGGAGAAATTTCATAAACTTCGAGATTCTTTCGATACAAAATATGCTTACACAGTTGATTCAATGAAATGGCAGGTATACgaaaatcatcaaaaatttCTTGGAAAGAAACTTTTTCGTTGGTCTGAAGAATTGATACTTTTTGAGAATGCTTTGGCATCT CGGACTATTGGATTTCTGGATAAAGAAGGAATTTAA
- the LOC129919675 gene encoding uncharacterized protein LOC129919675 isoform X2, with protein sequence MKFLASSIVVLFAALANEVLSKEARSNSKFLKFIEKINKFERLESVFLLKLSKEPCFEDKLIQEISHSLSIPVILGTEVSSFYLKGKFNENLLTIVQYDFNDFILQLLAEFLQHLRFCKIIFVLKASKRNDLELKSVFNFCWRNKMVNVVAVFEDFETSSTYFRYTNFGNFEIEEFIWNKKDSNVFGDQLQDLHGSTLQVLLGGEDPGVIISENINGEMRTIGFLDKEGI encoded by the exons ATGAAGTTTCTCGCATCAAGTATTGTTGTTTTATTTGCTGCGCTTGCCAATGAAGTTTTGTCAAAAGAAGCTCGAAGTAACTCGAAATTcttgaaatttattgaaaaaatcaacaaatttgAGCGATTGGAAAGCGTATTTCTACTAAAATTATCCAAGGAACCATGTTTTGAAGACAAATTAATACAAGAAATTTCGCATTCGCTTAGTATTCCAGTTATTTTGGGCACTGAAGTGTCTTCATTTTACTTGAAGggcaaatttaatgaaaatcttCTTACTATTGTTCAATATGATTTCAATGATTTTATTCTTCAGCTACTTGCGGAATTTCTTCAACACCTtcgattttgtaaaataattttcgTGCTAAAAGCTTCAAAAAGAAATGATTTGGAACTGAAAAGTGTTTTCAATTTCTGTTGGCGAAACAAAATGGTCAATGTTGTAGCagtttttgaagattttgagACTTCATCCACTTACTTCAGATAtacaaattttggaaattttgaaattgaagaaTTCATTTGGAACAAGAAAGATTCGAATGTTTTTGGAGATCAATTACAGGACCTTCATGGCTCTACATTGCAAGTTCTACTTGGTGGAGAAGATCCAGGGGTGATAATTTCTGAAAATATCAACGGAGAAATG CGGACTATTGGATTTCTGGATAAAGAAGGAATTTAA
- the LOC129918114 gene encoding uncharacterized protein LOC129918114 has translation MVNVVAVFQDFETSLTYFSYSNFGDFKIEEFIWNEKESLVFPDRMNDLKGSTLPVLFGGVEPAVIVPNYVNGVTRIGGYVGHLFHTFADKHNASLNSSNVNTTASEYDIHDLVLNGKVEMSGAGLILIHNSSEWYSYPYTLLDWGVMVPVEPSIPIYKVFAYVFHWKSFILTIVMFMLLSILLEIAAKFSASHHHFFVRNFFNIDWFRGILGQSYFKSPNASFTSKIIYLLNFLLGIMIVTSYDAFLQSFMTHPPREKIIKSFDDLQASGLKIYALQTDIDGLLGIGQLISRPVQPARSPASCPQLST, from the exons ATGGTTAATGTTGTAGCAGTGTTTCAGGATTTCGAGACTTCCTTGACTTATTTCAGCTACAGCAATTTCGGTGATTTTAAGATTGAAGAATTTATCTGGAATGAGAAGGAATCATTAGTTTTTCCAGATCGAATGAATGACCTAAAAGGCTCTACATTGCCAGTTCTGTTTGGAGGAGTGGAGCCAGCAGTTATAGTACCTAATTACGTCAATGGTGTGACGAGAATTGGTGGTTATGTGGGACATCTTTTTCATACTTTTGCTGACAAACACAATGCTTCACTGAATTCTTCGAATGTAAATACCACAGCTTCAGAATACGATATCCATGATCTTGTTTTAAATGGAAAAGTTGAGATGTCAGGTGCTGGTTTGATACTCATACATAACTCAAGTGAATGGTACTCATATCCATACACTTTGCTAGATTGGGGAGTCATGGTACCTGTGGAACCTAGTATTCCCATTTACAAGGTGTTTGCATATGTTTTTCATTggaaatcatttattttaaccATCGTGATGTTTATGTTGCTTTCTATTTTGCTTGAAATAGCTGCCAAATTCTCAGCATCACATCATCATTTTTTCGTTCGTAATTTCTTCAACATTGATTGGTTTCGTGGAATACTTGGACAATCCTATTTCAAATCCCCAAATGCTTCATTCACTTCAAAAATCATCTATTTGCTGAACTTTTTACTTGGAATAATGATAGTAACTTCATACGATGCATTTCTTCAGTCATTCATGACCCATCCGCCAAGGGAAAAGATTATAAAATCCTTTGATGATCTTCAAGCATCCGGGTTAAAAATATATGCCTTGCAAACCGATATCGATGGatt ATTAGGGATTGGACAATTAATTTCCCGGCCTGTCCAGCCAGCTCGATCCCCAGCTAGCTGTCCCCAATTGAGCACATGA